Part of the Dreissena polymorpha isolate Duluth1 chromosome 12, UMN_Dpol_1.0, whole genome shotgun sequence genome, gcatgataaacctgatctataatcaacactgacctattattctatttatcccactttttattcagtaaactttttttatttaaacaatataagttttcatgagtgtttgtcgtactttgataatgactgtagtgtaaccaaggcgagtgtattactccgcgttccaaaaataaccgctgatcaaataatctttttttaaatcagaatatcgttctgtaacaaagtgtcgagggttattaataacaattttaatcatattgaattgcaaatcttaaagttttatgatatcaatatgacattaagttgttatatacaaggaactacatttgtttacaacgtagcctaacaccacacacaattcactttcgataacaAACCAttaagtcgatcacgaggtgcacaatatttgcttctttgttataatattggttatttcgtgacgaaataacaaagattacttggatttaagctaattatatacattttgaatgttgaaagtggcaccaaagaattgtgaggcaaagttgttcgaactagagaaagacatttgctggtgaagtgactgggtggggcgaacatcaagatcaacttgttcgacggtagacagtggttgtctaggctgcatttcggccatagtttcggtgcatgaaggtgaacaagaggaatctgttggattgttacatttactggactgagcaagaatgaacacttttgctgctgttcaacagatatgttggaataattggttatggactggacattttttgccctgttatggccatggtttcagtgggtggaatgtttgcatttcgaagttttttgaccaagaatttgcgaactgagtggttcgttattctcttgtgcttgagaaagccggcgtcttttgccatggccttcagcatctgacctagcttgttgacaccaaattgttgacgcaagaaccactgggatgcagtgtcatttgtgcgtattgccaggttggaaagatgctttgaagaaaaatcagatggacacatatccgagtacagcttgtaaattaacacaggatttcttggtccagacgattgttttctacggtcaaaggggagcaactcgaactgacttcttcaaaggggagctacaacaacagaacctatttgcatagtgttaaatttacctaatactagaggttttaataaaaataaatgacaaaaaaaacacgttttttgctacttttctttgttttaaggtcattaagattgacaaacttttaagtgtttttattatcgatgcacttggcaaatacaggtgacgaggtgcgtgggaaaaagtagtcccggttcggcagttgatgacgtcatttcgtgccattgattatagccttgccgttgattatagatgaaatttaatcaacgtggctttaatcaaccgaattcgctgtaaaagtgggataaatagagaataataggttagtgttgattatagatcaggtttatcatgcgaggcttagaaaacaaaaagcacgagccttggcgagtgctttttcgttttcgtgccgagcatgataaacctgatctataatcaacactaacctattattctatttatcccactttttattcagtaaactttgtttatttcaacaaaataagttttcatgagtgtttgtcgtactttgataatgactgtagtgtaaccaaggtcagtgtattactccgcgttccaaaaataaccgctgatcaaataatcatttttttaaatcagaatatcgtcctgtaacaaagtgtcgagcgttattaattacaattttaatcatattgaattgcaaatctttaagttttatgatatcaatatgacattaagttgttatatacaaggaactacatttgtttacaacgttgcctaacaccacacacaattcactttcgatatcaaactatcgagtcgatcacgaggtgcacaatatttgcttctttgttataatatgtggttatttcgtgacgaaataacaaagattacttggatttaagataattatatacattaacattttgaatgttgaaagtggcaccaaagaattgtgaggcaaagttgttcgaactagagaaagacatttgctggtgaagtgactgggtggggcgaacatcaagatcaacttgttcgacggtagacagtggttgtctaggctgcatttcggccatagtttcggtgcatgaaggtgaacaagaggaatctgttggattgtaacatttactggactgagcaagaataatcacttttgctgctgttcaacagatatgttggaataattggttatggactggacatttttgttccctgttatggccatggtttcagtgggtggaatgtttgaatttcgaagtttttggaccagtaatttgcgaactgagtggttcgttattctcttgtgcttgagaaagccggcgtcttttgccatgcccatggccttcagcatctgacctaacttgttgacacccaattgttgacgcaagaatcaccgggatgcagtgtcatttgtgcgtattgccaggtagaaaagatgctttgaagaaaaatcagatggacgcatatccgagtacagcttgtaaatgaacacaggatttcttggtccagacgattgttttctacggtcaaaggggagcaactcgaactgacttcttcaaaggggagcaacaacaacagaacctatttgcatagtgttaaatttacctaatactaggttttaatgacaataaatgacaaaaaactcctttttgctactttcctttgttttaaggtcattaagattgacaaacatttgagattgtttttattattgatgcacttggcaaatacaggtgacgaggtgcgtgggaaaaagtagtcccggttcggcagttgatgacgtcatttcgtgccattgattatagccttgccgttgattatagatgaaatttaatcaacggggctttaatcaaccgatttcgctgtaaaagtgggataaatagagaataataggttagtgttgattatagatcaggtttatcatgcgaggcttagaaaacaaaaagcacgagccttggcttgttgacgcaagaaccactgggatgcagtgtcatttgtgcgtattgccaggttggaaagatgctttgaagaaaaatcagatggacacatatccgagtacagcttgtaaattaacacaggatttcttggtccagacgattgttttctacggtcaaaggggagcaactcgaactgacttcttcaaaggggatctacaacaacagaacctatttgcatagtgttaaatttacctaatactagaggttttaataaaaataaatgacaaaaaaaacacgttttttgctacttttctttgttttaaggtcattaagattgacaaacttttgagtgtttttattattgatgcacttggcaaatacaggtgacgaggtgcgtgggaaaaagtagtcccggttcggcagttgatgacgtcatttcgtgccattgattatagccttgccgttgattatagatgaaatttaatcaacggggctttaatcaaccgaattcgctgtaaaagtgggataaatagagaataataggttagtgttgattatagatcaggtttatcatgcgaggcttagaaaacaaaaagcacgagccttggcgagtgctttttcgttttcgtgccgcgcatgataaacctgatctataatcaacactaacctattattctatttatcccacttttttattcagtaaacctttttattttaacaaaattagttttcatgagtgtttgtcgtactttgataatgactgtagtgtaaccaagatcagtgtattactccgcgttccaaaaataaccgctgatcaaattgtcatttaaaataatcagaatatcgttctgtgacaaagaatcgtgcgttactaataacaattttattcatattgaattgcaaatctaaaagttttataacattaatataacatttagttgttcaatacaaggaactacatttgtatacaacgtagcctaacaccacacacaattcactttcgatgttcaaactatcaactagaacacgaggtgcaaaacatttgcttctttgttgtaatatgtggttatttcgtgacgaaataacaataacaacttggatttaatctaattattcacattaaaattttgaatgtggaaagtggcaccaaagaattgtgaggcaaagttgttcgaacgagagaaagacatttgctggtgaagtgactgggtgggacgaaaatcaagatcaacttgttcaacggtagacagtggttgtgtaggctgcattcgaccatagtttcagtgcatgaaggtgaacaagaggaagctgtttgtttgttacatttactggactgagcaagaatgttggaacacttttgctgctgttcaacagatatggtggaataattggttatggactggacatttttgtgccctgttatggccatgatttcagtgggtggaatgtttgcatttcgaagtttttggaccaggaatttgcgaactgagtggttggttattctcttgtgctcgggaaagccggcgtcttttgccatggccttcagcatctgacccagcttgttgacacccaattgttgacgcaagaaccactgtgatgcagtgtcaattgtgcgtgttgccaggtagaaagggtgctgatctgaagaaaaatcagatggacgcatattcgagtacagcttgtaaattaacacgggatttcttggtccagaagtgccgaacatcttgggagacacttttcttatgTCAGCGATTTTCTCTCCTGTGCGCGTTTTCGTTTGCCGCTCGTTTAACTCGAGATACTCGACACCATTCCAGTCTACACGGAGGCGGacgtctccccacctaacaaaatacaagaatcttaatttaatgtcagatatgaacaataatgaaatacagCATTTAAGTTGAAGCGATGTACTTAGTGAATGGggtgaaaaaataatgagaaaaattgatacatattttgtgtgtttgtgtgtaaaaatgtttcttaccgcaaattgtattgctccgtTGTACCTCGCAAGCCAAAATGAAGGCAGTTGTTCAACCAGACTGTATTTAACAAGGCTTTCGGAGACTCCATGCCAAGGATCCCCTTCTCCCAGAGCAGATCGATGTCGGTATCACTCAGCGGATGGGCCTCCCTAGGACGGTTTCCCATaccctaaattggtgatttatatttattatactgtttcatttaacttttcgactatattttttaatttaaatttattttttgagtattctatctttcgtaggcttacagtattacttttaatgtgccttttagacttttatttattaactgcaactttatgtcgacagggtattagtttagtacagactacacttgggattttttcccaattttgtcataaatgatacgttttctgttgaatatgttatttttgccaaatttcttttagttataaccgttcatctcaattttacctgtttcttaagactttttttctttgcattgtaggtgtcccttgtgagtgcaaattgggctccagtccctgtcatgactgaacatccatagcgatgtcgtttcaggtacctgtcaacactagcaatgatgccacggagggagcttggttcaaaatctgtgccatttgactttttaagggacaacaggaaagtggccaaatactcatcaagaagagttggttctatgtggtggatttcttttgattcagcttttgacataagaaaccttttaaatttgtttatgtcagacaaggtcttcgatacagtctttttattttcattttggacaatgaaatcaccaacatcagtgaggtaaacatctaagaactctttattctcatgcagatctaaagttggggggaagacattgctactggatggtgcgttactactggggctggtttcattttcaatggtcaattcaatttcatttgtgaacaaaatagatggatcaaacccatattgttcctggaactggcttagtgttaattccacttcagttgcttgttgctcatgttcattatttaattcatcccaagttaatgagaaattgactttgtcaaattcgtcagacattttgaggggtttacgatttcgcagacgattgtgttctatagtcaaaggggagcaactcgaactgacttcttcaaaggggagcaacaacaacagaacctatttgcaacatagtgttaaatttacataatactagaggttttaataaaaataaatgacaaaaaacacggttttttgctacttttatttgttttaaggtcattaagattgacaaacatttgagattgtttttattattgatgcactggGCAAATACAggcgacgaggtgcgtgggaaaaagtagtcccggttcggcagttgatgacgtcatttcgtgccattgattatagccttgccgttgattatagatgaaatttaatcaacggggctttaatcaaccgatttcggtgtaaaagtgggataaaactcTTTAATGAGCGTCATCGAACGCTGTGgattttaatttctttttcttGTGTCTAAAAACTGCGCGAATGTCTATTTGGTTTATGATGATAATGCATAACAAAATATGATATCTGTATGAATATTCCATTTGCGCTTTGTGGACTTAAAATTTTTTTAAGGGACTGTCCAATTGATTAGTTTACTGAATTTAGAAGGCTATTATTTTGagattaattaataacattcgttAATTTGAACCATATCCAACTCAACCTTTTGGTAAAAACTACAAAACTAAAGAGCAACAGCCAAATTGTATTACGACGTAACGCGTCTACCTTGGGAAATCCCTTTCTATTTGTATTTCGCGCTTCGTGTCACGTGATtcagacacaaacaaacaaaatggcggaggcTTCGAAATCTACAATGAGCGAACCAGTaagaaaatatggttttattgatttaataaaatataatttattaagattccgatctgattttatttaattcaacaagATGAGTTTATCTGCCGTTGAATGGTAGCGAATTGTTGGTCTTTACCTTGCAATTCGATGCTAAATGTCGCTGGTTTACAAATTAGACGATAGTAGACGACTCCAATGTATGAACATGAGAATCAATTTaacgtatttttattttatgattttctcGTTTTGACTTTCGAATTTTGTGTAGTTTATTTTGCAATGTAC contains:
- the LOC127852690 gene encoding uncharacterized protein LOC127852690, which gives rise to MSKAESKEIHHIEPTLLDEYLATFLLSLKKSNGTDFEPSSLRGIIASVDRYLKRHRYGCSVMTGTGAQFALTRDTYNAKKKSLKKQGMGNRPREAHPLSDTDIDLLWEKGILGMESPKALLNTVWLNNCLHFGLRGGETSASV